In Caldicellulosiruptor morganii, the following proteins share a genomic window:
- a CDS encoding DUF4446 family protein codes for MKDFLGSYSNQIIIALLAIDMILFIALLIQSAKNKNLKKCFLALVKSEDFKTIEETLKRTNEKIEYFEEVLKALHRSYRILSENSKLNIKKLGVVRYDAFENVGSRLSFAIALLDEYDNGVVLNSIYSREGSSIYAKPVENGLSKYPLSAEEMQAIDLARKNYLAKEIKE; via the coding sequence ATGAAAGATTTTCTTGGCAGCTACTCAAACCAGATTATAATTGCACTTCTTGCAATAGATATGATACTTTTTATTGCGCTGCTTATTCAATCAGCAAAGAATAAGAATCTGAAGAAGTGCTTTCTGGCACTTGTTAAAAGTGAGGATTTTAAAACAATTGAGGAGACATTGAAAAGAACAAATGAGAAAATAGAATACTTTGAAGAGGTTTTAAAGGCTTTGCATAGAAGCTACAGAATTCTCAGCGAAAATTCAAAGCTGAACATCAAAAAGCTCGGGGTTGTCAGATATGACGCATTTGAGAATGTTGGCAGCAGACTCAGCTTTGCAATAGCACTGCTTGATGAGTATGACAACGGTGTTGTTTTAAACAGCATATATTCAAGAGAGGGGTCAAGTATATATGCAAAGCCTGTTGAAAATGGGCTTTCTAAATATCCGCTTTCTGCTGAAGAGATGCAGGCGATTGACCTTGCAAGAAAAAACTACCTTGCAAAAGAGATAAAGGAATAA
- a CDS encoding ParB/RepB/Spo0J family partition protein, whose translation MKKRLGKGLDALFEDSSKGIEDNIENVQKDAGETIEEIEIDKIFPSEKQPRKIFDEDKIEELAQSIRSVGLIQPLIVRKEGEKFVLIAGERRLRACRLAGLKKVPCIVRDYSNTTEIALIENIQRKDLNPYEEALAYKKLIDQYGYTQDQLARKLGISRSKIANLLRILNIGENILQMIIEGKISEGHAKVLLSVEDENERENLARLVVDRNLSVRELEEIIKVKKEQEREKVQDEVLKELEENLMKIFGLRVKIYRKKKKGKVEIEFTSDEELEKIISILMP comes from the coding sequence ATGAAAAAAAGGCTTGGAAAAGGGCTTGATGCGCTTTTTGAAGACAGTAGCAAAGGTATAGAAGATAACATTGAAAATGTGCAAAAAGATGCGGGTGAAACAATAGAAGAGATAGAGATTGATAAAATCTTCCCTTCAGAAAAACAGCCAAGAAAGATTTTTGATGAGGACAAAATAGAAGAGCTTGCACAGTCAATCAGAAGTGTTGGACTTATCCAGCCACTTATTGTGAGAAAAGAAGGGGAAAAGTTTGTTTTGATAGCCGGTGAAAGAAGGCTTAGAGCCTGCAGGCTTGCCGGGCTTAAAAAAGTTCCGTGTATTGTGAGAGATTATTCAAATACAACCGAAATTGCACTTATTGAAAATATTCAGCGAAAGGATTTAAACCCATACGAAGAAGCACTTGCTTACAAAAAGCTTATTGATCAATACGGTTATACCCAGGATCAGCTTGCCAGAAAACTTGGAATTTCAAGGTCAAAGATTGCAAATCTGCTTAGAATATTGAACATTGGTGAGAATATATTGCAGATGATTATTGAAGGGAAGATTTCAGAAGGGCATGCGAAGGTACTTCTGTCGGTTGAAGATGAAAATGAGCGAGAAAACTTAGCAAGGCTTGTTGTTGACAGGAATTTGAGTGTGAGAGAACTTGAGGAGATTATAAAGGTAAAGAAGGAACAGGAAAGGGAAAAAGTTCAAGATGAAGTGCTAAAAGAACTTGAGGAAAATCTCATGAAGATATTTGGGCTCAGAGTGAAGATTTACAGGAAGAAAAAGAAGGGGAAGGTTGAGATTGAATTTACAAGTGATGAGGAGCTTGAGAAAATTATCTCAATTCTGATGCCGTAG
- a CDS encoding ParA family protein produces the protein MARVVAVVNQKGGVGKTTTCVNLSAAISSKGRKVLAIDCDPQGNLTSGFGIDKKILNKTTYEVLIGSADIKETIIKNRFENLDVCPANVNLAGSEIELVSMIAREYRLKDAIESVKDEYDYIFIDCPPSLGLLTLNALAASDSVIIPIQCEYYALEGLSQLSNTINLVRKHLNRHLEIDGVVLTMFDSRTNLSVEVVEEVRRYFGEKVFFSIIPRNVRLSEAPSFGLPGIFYDPDSKGARAYMELAEEYMMRVEKKNSKEV, from the coding sequence ATGGCAAGAGTTGTGGCAGTTGTAAATCAAAAAGGCGGGGTTGGAAAAACAACAACCTGTGTGAATCTGTCTGCTGCTATAAGTTCAAAAGGCAGAAAAGTTCTGGCTATTGACTGTGACCCCCAGGGCAATCTCACAAGTGGTTTTGGAATTGACAAAAAAATTCTGAATAAAACTACATACGAGGTTTTGATAGGAAGCGCAGATATAAAAGAGACTATAATAAAGAACAGGTTTGAGAACCTTGATGTGTGCCCTGCAAATGTGAATCTGGCAGGAAGTGAGATTGAACTTGTTTCTATGATTGCAAGGGAATACAGGTTGAAAGATGCTATTGAATCTGTAAAAGATGAATATGATTACATATTTATTGACTGTCCGCCGTCTTTGGGATTGTTAACGCTGAATGCTCTGGCTGCATCCGATTCTGTTATAATACCAATTCAGTGTGAGTACTATGCTTTAGAAGGGCTTTCACAGCTTTCAAATACAATAAATCTTGTTAGAAAACATTTAAACAGACACCTTGAGATTGACGGTGTTGTTCTTACAATGTTTGATTCGCGAACCAACCTTTCAGTTGAGGTGGTGGAAGAGGTAAGAAGATATTTTGGCGAGAAGGTTTTTTTTAGCATAATTCCAAGAAATGTTAGACTTTCCGAGGCGCCTTCATTTGGACTTCCGGGAATCTTTTATGACCCTGATTCAAAAGGGGCAAGGGCGTACATGGAGCTTGCTGAAGAGTACATGATGAGGGTTGAAAAGAAAAATTCAAAAGAGGTGTAA
- a CDS encoding phosphate ABC transporter substrate-binding protein PstS family protein: MKSFKVSNKLLLAVVLTCFAMSILLTGIFAFGQSLVVKSKSLPATVLQKQIVITFSEEISKGPNFKKIALLKNKKTKVPISASISANKLVVAIKQSLVAKAQYQLTIPANAVKGSKGGSNSELKFSFIPQSTSANLSGRILIAGSTSVQPIADELARYFMQQNPKVSIEVQGGGSSVGIKSAIQGIVDIGTSSRELTEDESKQLSSKGWQEIKIAADGIAVIVHRTNPVPNLTIDQIRDIFSGKIKNWKDVGGKNSPIVVVTREEGSGTRGAFEEIVMGKNARITDSAIVQPSTGAVKTTVSQDENAIGFISIGAMDSTVKGIKVDGVEPTEKNVKLGKYKIKRPFLFLVSKSPSKVTKAFVDFVLSDEGQAIVAKNYISVK; this comes from the coding sequence ATGAAAAGCTTCAAGGTTTCAAACAAACTGCTCTTAGCTGTGGTTTTAACTTGCTTTGCAATGTCAATTTTGCTAACAGGTATCTTTGCATTTGGACAGTCACTTGTTGTCAAGTCAAAATCACTTCCAGCAACTGTATTGCAAAAACAGATTGTAATCACATTTTCAGAAGAGATCTCAAAAGGTCCAAATTTCAAAAAGATAGCACTTCTAAAAAATAAAAAGACGAAAGTTCCAATTTCAGCATCTATATCTGCCAACAAGCTTGTTGTGGCAATCAAACAATCACTTGTTGCAAAAGCACAGTACCAGCTTACAATTCCCGCAAATGCCGTTAAAGGCTCAAAAGGAGGTTCCAACTCAGAGCTGAAATTTTCTTTTATTCCACAGTCAACATCGGCAAACCTTTCTGGAAGGATACTCATTGCAGGCTCAACATCCGTTCAGCCCATTGCCGATGAGCTTGCAAGGTATTTCATGCAGCAAAATCCAAAGGTTTCTATTGAGGTTCAGGGCGGTGGATCTTCTGTTGGAATAAAATCAGCAATTCAGGGGATTGTTGACATTGGGACATCATCAAGAGAGCTTACAGAGGATGAATCAAAACAGCTCTCTTCAAAGGGCTGGCAGGAAATAAAGATTGCAGCAGATGGAATAGCAGTAATTGTTCACAGGACAAATCCGGTTCCAAATCTTACAATTGATCAGATAAGAGACATATTCTCGGGCAAAATTAAGAACTGGAAAGATGTTGGTGGCAAAAACTCTCCCATTGTGGTTGTCACACGTGAGGAAGGCTCAGGCACAAGAGGAGCTTTTGAAGAGATAGTTATGGGGAAAAATGCAAGGATAACCGATTCTGCAATAGTGCAGCCATCAACAGGTGCTGTCAAAACAACAGTGTCACAGGATGAAAATGCAATAGGATTTATATCAATAGGTGCCATGGACAGCACAGTAAAAGGGATAAAAGTTGACGGAGTTGAACCAACAGAGAAAAATGTTAAGCTTGGAAAGTACAAGATCAAAAGACCATTCCTGTTTTTAGTATCAAAGAGTCCAAGCAAAGTGACAAAAGCATTTGTGGATTTTGTCCTCTCTGATGAAGGTCAGGCAATTGTCGCAAAGAATTATATTTCAGTTAAATAA